The following proteins come from a genomic window of Flavobacteriaceae bacterium MAR_2010_188:
- a CDS encoding Putative auto-transporter adhesin, head GIN domain, which translates to MTTIAKLIVSIIMALTLFSCNFDINFGPGVSGNGHVVTEERIVKDDFDKIEAHAGLDVYLTQNGKNSVTVEADENLQDMIMVYVENGILHLTVEGNIRFAESKKVMVSFGEIREIQSNSGSDVYGEGVIKSEDLTLTSTSGSDMEVEVITNNLSLNASSGADLKVNGKTNNLTADASSGSDIKAGNLISQTCLANASSGADITVNTKKELVASAGSGGDINYSGNPEKVKNLIHQRAILEAIS; encoded by the coding sequence ATGACAACAATCGCAAAACTCATCGTATCAATTATAATGGCACTCACGCTGTTCTCTTGTAATTTTGACATCAACTTCGGACCTGGTGTCTCAGGGAATGGTCATGTGGTAACTGAAGAACGCATCGTAAAGGATGATTTCGATAAAATTGAAGCCCACGCAGGCTTGGATGTTTATCTAACCCAAAACGGAAAAAATTCTGTTACGGTAGAAGCAGATGAAAATCTTCAAGATATGATCATGGTTTATGTAGAAAATGGCATTTTACATTTAACCGTAGAAGGAAACATAAGATTTGCCGAATCCAAAAAGGTTATGGTTTCGTTTGGAGAAATTAGGGAAATTCAATCTAATAGTGGCAGCGACGTTTACGGAGAGGGAGTTATAAAATCAGAAGACCTTACTTTGACCTCAACAAGCGGAAGTGATATGGAAGTTGAAGTTATCACGAATAACTTGAGTCTAAATGCTAGCAGTGGTGCCGATTTAAAAGTTAATGGAAAGACAAATAACTTAACTGCAGACGCAAGCAGCGGAAGCGATATAAAAGCCGGAAATCTAATTTCCCAAACTTGCCTTGCAAATGCAAGCAGCGGTGCAGATATAACGGTAAATACAAAAAAAGAGCTAGTAGCTTCCGCAGGTAGCGGTGGTGATATTAATTACTCTGGCAATCCAGAAAAAGTAAAAAATCTGATTCACCAGCGGGCAATATTAGAGGCAATTAGCTAA
- a CDS encoding thioredoxin reductase (NADPH) codes for MSDNIEHVKCLIIGSGPAGYTAAIYAARANMKPVLYQGIQPGGQLTTTNEVENFPGYPDGITGPDMMIELKKQAERFETDVRDGWITKVDFSGDTHKVWVNETNEIHCETVIISTGASAKYLNIPSEQKYLQLGGGVSACAVCDGFFYRNQEVVIVGAGDSACEEAHYLSKLCKKVTMLVRKDEFRASKIMQDRVMKTPNIDILFNTETEEVLGDGQVVTGVKVSNNVTGDVYEIPATGFFVAIGHKPNTDIFKDYLKLDQTGYIINIPGTSKTNIEGVFVSGDAADKVYRQAVTAAGTGCMAALDAERYLAAKESDMEIDVTANHYTA; via the coding sequence ATGTCAGATAATATAGAACACGTAAAATGTTTAATAATAGGTTCGGGACCTGCAGGTTACACTGCAGCCATATATGCCGCTAGGGCAAATATGAAACCTGTCCTTTATCAGGGAATTCAACCTGGAGGTCAGCTTACGACCACTAATGAAGTTGAAAATTTTCCGGGTTATCCAGATGGTATTACAGGACCAGATATGATGATCGAACTTAAAAAACAGGCAGAACGTTTTGAAACAGACGTGAGGGACGGTTGGATCACAAAAGTCGATTTTTCTGGCGATACTCATAAAGTTTGGGTGAATGAAACCAATGAGATTCACTGCGAGACCGTCATAATTTCTACTGGAGCTTCAGCAAAATATTTGAATATTCCATCGGAACAAAAATATCTTCAACTTGGAGGTGGTGTTTCCGCCTGTGCAGTATGTGATGGATTTTTCTACAGAAATCAAGAGGTTGTAATTGTTGGAGCAGGGGATTCTGCTTGCGAAGAGGCACATTATCTCTCTAAGCTCTGTAAAAAAGTGACAATGCTGGTCAGGAAAGACGAATTTAGGGCAAGCAAAATCATGCAGGATCGGGTTATGAAAACTCCGAATATCGATATTCTCTTTAATACTGAAACCGAAGAAGTCTTAGGTGATGGACAAGTTGTTACCGGTGTAAAGGTAAGCAATAACGTTACTGGAGATGTATATGAAATTCCAGCAACAGGCTTTTTCGTTGCGATTGGCCATAAGCCAAACACAGACATCTTTAAGGATTATCTTAAACTGGATCAAACAGGATATATAATCAATATCCCTGGCACTTCTAAGACAAATATCGAAGGCGTATTTGTTTCTGGAGACGCGGCAGACAAAGTATATCGTCAAGCAGTAACTGCTGCCGGAACTGGTTGTATGGCTGCTCTAGATGCAGAAAGATATCTTGCGGCTAAAGAGTCGGATATGGAAATTGATGTAACAGCTAACCACTATACAGCATAA
- a CDS encoding phage shock protein C (PspC) family protein produces MNKTVNINLAGIFFHIDEDAYIKLQRYLESIKRSFTDSQGRSEIIADIEARIAELFSERIQFDKQVIGNKEVEQVITIMGQPEDYLVDDEIFEDSPKRETFRRTSQPSKKLYRDKDNSYIAGVSSGLGHYLGIDAVWVRLLWVLLTIGSGGTFILVYILFWVLVPEAVTTSEKLTMTGEPVNISNIEKKIRDGFENVSSTVSEKVRNVDFEKHGSKIKSTSKSFFDTLGDVIMFFFKAFAKFVGLILILSAAVALFALVISVVSLGSISNMHPMWMDYVNAVNTVGLPIWLGALILFFLIGIPLFFILYLGLKILINNLKSIGRVAKFSLLGLWLLALFSLIFIGINQASYYTLDNSVTERKELPITSQDTLYIKMNSGNFENSRYNQWRTNGFKISFNDKNQKVIFSRNVSLSVQSTKDSVAVLEIYKESQGRDFIEAKNSAEKISYSYSIKNGELVLDNFLETDFKNKFLDQKVLLNLYVPEGTVIKLNDNTKSFLNSRSSSENIISYDNAGHLMKISEDNASCLDCSAEDFLESEDGDDFNEIEGIDIEEERVESEADSTSTIVIDSSNRSKSDNVRLSVDEDGGKLVSDDN; encoded by the coding sequence ATGAATAAGACAGTTAACATTAATCTAGCAGGCATTTTCTTCCATATCGACGAAGACGCATACATTAAACTGCAACGTTATCTTGAATCTATTAAACGATCCTTTACCGACTCACAAGGGCGTTCAGAAATCATTGCGGATATAGAAGCTCGTATAGCCGAATTGTTTTCTGAAAGAATTCAGTTTGATAAGCAAGTCATTGGTAACAAAGAAGTTGAACAAGTAATAACAATTATGGGTCAACCAGAAGATTATCTTGTCGACGACGAAATCTTTGAAGATTCTCCAAAACGTGAAACCTTTAGAAGAACTAGCCAACCATCTAAAAAACTATATCGTGATAAGGATAATTCTTATATCGCAGGGGTTTCTTCAGGTTTAGGTCATTACTTAGGTATCGATGCAGTTTGGGTACGTTTATTATGGGTACTTCTAACGATTGGTTCTGGCGGTACATTTATATTGGTATACATCCTATTCTGGGTTTTGGTTCCGGAAGCGGTAACAACTTCGGAGAAGCTGACTATGACTGGCGAACCGGTGAATATCAGCAACATCGAAAAAAAAATTCGCGACGGATTTGAAAATGTTTCCTCCACCGTTTCGGAGAAAGTTAGAAACGTAGATTTTGAGAAACACGGCAGTAAGATCAAATCAACCTCTAAATCATTTTTTGATACCCTGGGAGATGTCATCATGTTTTTCTTTAAGGCATTCGCAAAGTTCGTGGGCTTAATACTTATCCTTAGTGCTGCGGTTGCTTTGTTTGCCTTAGTTATAAGTGTTGTGTCACTTGGAAGCATTTCTAATATGCATCCGATGTGGATGGATTACGTAAACGCAGTTAATACAGTGGGTTTACCAATTTGGCTTGGCGCACTGATTCTGTTCTTTTTAATAGGTATTCCGTTGTTCTTTATCCTGTACCTAGGATTAAAAATACTGATCAACAACCTTAAATCCATTGGCAGGGTCGCTAAATTTTCTTTGTTGGGATTGTGGTTACTGGCGTTATTCAGTCTAATATTTATCGGAATAAACCAAGCTTCTTATTACACTTTAGACAATTCTGTAACGGAGCGAAAAGAGCTTCCAATTACCTCGCAGGATACACTTTATATTAAGATGAATTCAGGAAATTTTGAAAATTCCCGGTACAATCAATGGCGAACTAACGGCTTCAAGATTTCCTTTAATGATAAAAACCAGAAAGTCATTTTTTCTCGAAACGTTTCTCTTTCGGTACAATCTACCAAAGACTCCGTTGCGGTTTTAGAAATCTATAAAGAATCACAAGGTCGCGATTTCATTGAAGCAAAGAATTCCGCAGAAAAGATTTCATACTCCTACTCTATTAAAAATGGTGAATTAGTATTAGATAATTTTCTGGAAACGGACTTCAAAAATAAATTTTTAGACCAGAAGGTACTTTTGAATTTGTATGTGCCAGAAGGAACAGTCATAAAATTGAATGATAACACCAAGTCCTTTCTTAATTCTAGAAGTTCTAGCGAAAATATTATCTCTTACGATAACGCCGGACACCTAATGAAAATCTCGGAAGATAATGCAAGCTGTCTAGATTGTTCAGCGGAAGATTTTTTGGAGAGCGAAGACGGAGATGATTTTAATGAAATTGAAGGCATCGATATCGAAGAAGAGAGAGTAGAATCAGAAGCAGATAGTACTTCTACAATTGTGATTGACAGCAGCAACCGGTCAAAATCAGATAATGTGAGACTGAGTGTAGATGAAGACGGTGGGAAGTTGGTTTCAGATGATAACTAA
- a CDS encoding Putative auto-transporter adhesin, head GIN domain, with translation MQKSLIILLFIVVLPMLVKAQDDDKIKGNRDVTIEQTYIDAFNKIIVGEEFSVEIIYNAKPSIQVETDSNLHEYIEFAVVDSVLTFKSTSRITSSRKMNITVNYSNKLKEIETKDDAEIRSLTSLELGNTLLKTSGTSKAYLNIKANKFNFQALDKSRIRLNVTANESVFDATDNVKLEALVNSPKFTVNLHQRATADIEGTATDVILKTDNNSKFDGKNFTTKTCNLISEVDSEVYIEVTSAINISASGTSQIYLYNNPTITMERFIDGVKLQKKTK, from the coding sequence ATGCAAAAATCTTTGATTATCCTTTTGTTTATTGTTGTGTTGCCGATGCTGGTTAAAGCACAAGACGACGATAAGATAAAAGGTAACCGGGACGTCACGATTGAGCAGACATACATTGATGCTTTTAATAAAATAATTGTAGGCGAGGAATTTTCAGTTGAAATTATTTACAACGCCAAACCATCCATTCAAGTTGAAACTGACAGCAATCTTCATGAATATATAGAATTTGCAGTGGTGGATAGCGTACTAACGTTTAAATCTACTTCTAGAATAACCTCTAGCCGTAAGATGAACATTACGGTTAACTATAGCAATAAACTCAAGGAAATTGAAACTAAAGACGACGCAGAAATACGGTCGTTAACCTCCTTAGAATTGGGCAATACTCTGTTGAAAACGAGTGGGACCTCAAAAGCATACCTTAATATAAAAGCGAATAAATTCAATTTTCAAGCTTTGGACAAATCACGGATTCGCTTGAATGTTACTGCCAATGAATCGGTATTTGATGCTACCGATAACGTAAAATTAGAAGCATTGGTAAATAGTCCTAAATTTACAGTGAACCTTCACCAACGAGCTACTGCAGATATTGAAGGAACCGCTACTGACGTTATTCTAAAGACTGATAATAATTCAAAATTTGATGGGAAGAATTTTACCACCAAAACTTGTAATCTCATTTCGGAAGTAGATAGTGAGGTTTATATAGAAGTAACTAGCGCTATCAATATTTCGGCATCTGGCACCAGCCAAATCTATCTTTACAATAATCCCACGATTACCATGGAGCGCTTTATTGACGGGGTAAAACTTCAGAAAAAGACTAAATAA
- a CDS encoding Putative SOS response-associated peptidase YedK produces MFYRLSNTASRSELEKMSNTRMSYPSLYKSSVIIDGLKENNLTIKTCQNSDVLSIAIWGILPQGYSEQWQTFQNIKNTLNFEADSLKTDQCFKDALYNRRCLVYVTGFFTTYIINSKTYPFYVYLNTNTPFCLAGVYNELDDGFLTCSILVSRGANSLNDIQNLSNEVPIVLDKKDAKKWNDTSMSKDEVDHFIDNPKKFLFRSYPISSSFYTEDTFDSNILKPFIFLPHIVSDSN; encoded by the coding sequence ATGTTTTATAGACTATCAAATACCGCGTCTAGGTCAGAGTTAGAGAAAATGTCTAATACTCGCATGTCCTATCCTTCACTGTATAAATCCAGTGTAATCATAGATGGTTTAAAGGAAAATAATCTTACTATTAAAACCTGCCAGAACTCCGATGTGCTTTCTATTGCCATTTGGGGAATTCTTCCGCAAGGTTATTCTGAGCAATGGCAAACTTTCCAGAACATAAAAAACACGCTTAATTTCGAAGCAGATTCATTAAAGACAGATCAATGTTTTAAAGATGCGTTGTACAATAGAAGATGTTTAGTTTATGTCACCGGTTTTTTTACTACCTACATTATTAATAGTAAGACCTATCCATTCTATGTATATCTAAATACCAATACTCCGTTCTGTTTAGCAGGAGTTTACAATGAGTTAGACGATGGTTTTCTCACTTGTTCTATACTAGTGTCCCGTGGAGCGAATTCTCTGAATGATATACAAAATCTGAGCAATGAAGTCCCGATTGTGCTGGACAAGAAGGATGCTAAGAAATGGAACGATACTAGTATGTCTAAAGATGAGGTTGATCATTTTATCGATAATCCTAAAAAATTTCTTTTTAGGTCCTATCCCATATCCTCAAGCTTCTATACTGAAGATACCTTCGACTCCAATATTCTAAAACCTTTTATCTTTCTACCACACATCGTAAGTGATAGTAACTAA
- a CDS encoding AraC-type DNA-binding protein, with the protein MINIDIETNSVKGFGREIQSVIGGTFEENWGEQKLLLDNEFAKGYIKFLDFDWGVNLIEFNVVFKHDVLFTANTSGYNPIHFIFCSQGNYSQGFDSTENLESIEPFQSVIIANKEGGNNLMFFPKDVKQEVNVIQILRRKFLKKRLDGISLINKELYDVFIDTKHKNRYEYFGSLNLKMSDHVKSLKNIQSKGMTRMLQIEAKIYIILSLHIQQHNLAKKITRKPAPLKKTELKLVRNVAKSIIKNPAYPYTLKELSVNSTLSQAKLQEGFKYLFKRTVTDFIRYTRLKSARELMNTTDLNISEIVYTIGFTSRSYFSKIFREQYNVSPTEYKKHVTQPYVA; encoded by the coding sequence ATGATCAATATTGATATTGAAACGAACTCTGTTAAAGGTTTTGGACGAGAGATACAGAGTGTAATAGGTGGTACTTTCGAAGAGAATTGGGGTGAGCAAAAACTACTGCTCGATAATGAGTTTGCTAAAGGATACATTAAGTTTTTAGATTTTGATTGGGGTGTTAACCTAATTGAGTTTAACGTCGTGTTTAAGCATGATGTCCTCTTTACCGCCAATACATCTGGCTATAACCCTATTCATTTTATATTTTGCTCCCAAGGAAATTATTCTCAAGGATTTGATTCTACAGAGAATTTAGAGTCAATAGAACCTTTTCAGTCGGTCATAATTGCAAATAAGGAAGGTGGCAACAATCTTATGTTCTTTCCAAAAGATGTAAAGCAAGAAGTAAATGTCATTCAGATTTTAAGAAGAAAGTTTCTGAAAAAGAGATTGGATGGAATTTCACTCATTAATAAAGAGCTTTATGACGTCTTTATAGACACCAAACACAAAAATAGATACGAGTACTTTGGTTCGTTAAATTTAAAGATGTCTGATCACGTTAAGTCACTTAAGAACATTCAGTCTAAAGGCATGACAAGGATGCTTCAAATTGAAGCGAAGATATATATTATATTGTCCTTACACATTCAACAGCACAATTTGGCCAAGAAAATAACAAGGAAACCGGCTCCGTTGAAAAAAACTGAGTTAAAGTTGGTGAGAAATGTTGCTAAATCAATCATCAAAAATCCTGCTTATCCTTATACCTTAAAAGAACTTTCAGTCAATTCTACTTTATCTCAAGCAAAGCTTCAAGAAGGATTTAAATATTTGTTTAAAAGAACCGTTACTGACTTTATTCGCTACACTCGGTTAAAGTCTGCAAGAGAATTAATGAATACTACGGATTTAAATATTTCTGAGATTGTTTATACGATTGGGTTTACCAGCAGAAGTTATTTCTCCAAAATATTTAGGGAACAGTATAATGTTTCACCTACAGAATACAAAAAACACGTTACCCAACCATATGTTGCATAA
- a CDS encoding Uncharacterized membrane protein YtjA, UPF0391 family encodes MLRWTITFIIIAVIAAILGFGGMAGAAAGIAKIIFYIFIVLFILSLLKDLVKR; translated from the coding sequence ATGCTACGCTGGACAATCACATTTATTATCATCGCGGTAATTGCCGCTATTCTTGGATTTGGAGGTATGGCTGGTGCCGCAGCTGGAATAGCCAAAATTATATTCTATATTTTTATAGTACTTTTTATATTATCTTTACTTAAAGATTTAGTAAAACGATAA
- a CDS encoding Arsenate reductase, glutaredoxin family translates to MSVISKDENVIKLFYNSESNVGKQTLGYLQSTDKNILSIDTQKTRVTGTQWADICDHLDCTISDLVNKEHPSFTDNYDSHVELSDNDWIKVLQTHQEVFVFPIVIIGKDYYRIENPSDVEKYLDNDSKGLDEQNPD, encoded by the coding sequence ATGAGCGTAATTTCCAAAGACGAAAATGTGATTAAATTATTTTATAATTCAGAATCTAATGTGGGTAAGCAAACGTTAGGTTATTTACAATCTACGGATAAAAATATTTTGTCTATCGATACTCAAAAGACCAGAGTAACAGGCACTCAATGGGCAGATATTTGCGATCATCTAGATTGTACCATTTCAGATTTGGTGAATAAGGAGCACCCTAGTTTTACCGACAATTATGATTCTCATGTTGAACTGAGCGACAACGATTGGATTAAAGTATTACAAACACATCAAGAAGTATTTGTTTTCCCAATTGTTATTATCGGCAAGGACTACTACAGAATTGAAAATCCTTCAGATGTAGAAAAATATTTAGATAACGATTCAAAAGGATTAGATGAACAAAATCCAGATTGA
- a CDS encoding AraC-type DNA-binding protein, whose amino-acid sequence MNDKKIPQELLSFNEAVGDSVIEEYGIYHLNINPTIGTGKVDCICFDENLTAIDVILNLKTDAKVPLKITNKNELFFVYSTSGNVSYQNASDDTESLPNLKSAIFIPNSDGSTSLFLEKGTEIRLNILVVNKDQYFSKFVNGYYHTDIRLENLLNSLDSFKDEVHIGSFNFKITEQIRHLQKERKMNDITDFLYLEGIYHLIMAYHIEQFYEDSQRGERSTSLTESELKVISEISEYIVSVPELQHNIEGLCRRAGMSPAKLQEGFKHLHGKTVLNYIRYVRLQKAESLLLNSDLNISEIVYSIGFTSRSYFCKIFKSKYSCTPKEYRKNMHKKLLKSVA is encoded by the coding sequence ATGAACGATAAGAAAATACCACAAGAATTACTTTCTTTTAATGAGGCAGTTGGAGACTCAGTTATTGAAGAATACGGAATTTACCATTTAAATATAAATCCAACTATAGGAACGGGAAAGGTGGACTGTATTTGCTTTGACGAAAATCTGACGGCCATTGATGTTATTTTAAATCTCAAGACAGATGCTAAAGTCCCTTTGAAGATTACAAATAAGAACGAACTCTTTTTTGTATACAGCACCTCGGGAAATGTTAGTTATCAAAATGCTTCTGATGATACAGAAAGTTTACCAAACTTAAAATCCGCAATTTTTATTCCTAATTCAGATGGGAGCACTTCCCTATTTCTAGAAAAGGGAACAGAAATAAGGCTGAATATTTTAGTGGTCAACAAAGACCAATACTTTTCAAAATTTGTAAATGGTTATTATCATACAGATATTCGTTTAGAAAATCTTTTGAACTCCTTAGATTCTTTTAAAGATGAAGTTCACATCGGTTCTTTCAATTTTAAGATTACAGAACAGATAAGACATCTTCAGAAAGAAAGAAAGATGAATGATATTACAGATTTCCTATACTTAGAAGGAATTTATCATCTTATAATGGCCTACCATATTGAACAATTTTATGAAGACAGCCAACGCGGAGAAAGATCTACATCATTAACCGAATCAGAACTTAAGGTAATAAGCGAAATAAGCGAATACATTGTATCGGTACCTGAGTTACAACATAATATTGAAGGACTATGCCGAAGAGCTGGGATGTCTCCCGCAAAATTACAAGAAGGGTTTAAACATCTTCATGGGAAAACGGTACTTAACTATATTAGATACGTAAGGCTTCAGAAAGCTGAGTCATTGCTGCTTAATTCTGATCTTAATATTTCTGAAATTGTTTACAGCATAGGATTTACCAGCAGAAGTTATTTCTGTAAAATATTTAAGTCTAAATATAGCTGTACCCCGAAAGAATATAGAAAAAATATGCACAAGAAGCTTCTTAAGTCAGTCGCTTAA